One genomic region from Candidatus Endomicrobiellum trichonymphae encodes:
- the rpsT gene encoding 30S ribosomal protein S20, giving the protein MAKLKTGRHTSTLKEARKTKKRTERNKAIKSKIRTSIKKVEEAVKNNNVKVAQEHLSVVFSEWDKAAKKNIVHYKAASNKKARLSKLVAGIITK; this is encoded by the coding sequence ATGGCAAAGCTTAAAACTGGCAGACATACATCTACTCTTAAAGAAGCAAGGAAAACAAAAAAAAGAACTGAAAGAAATAAGGCAATAAAGAGCAAAATAAGAACTTCAATAAAAAAAGTTGAAGAAGCTGTCAAAAATAATAATGTAAAAGTCGCTCAGGAACATTTAAGCGTGGTTTTTTCAGAATGGGATAAAGCGGCAAAGAAAAACATAGTGCATTATAAAGCAGCTTCAAATAAGAAAGCAAGACTGTCTAAACTTGTAGCAGGAATAATAACGAAGTAG
- the hemW gene encoding radical SAM family heme chaperone HemW, whose translation MTCLYIHIPFCKQKCLYCSFFSVKYDNVLANRYVDALIEHVGQFKNENILSIYVGGGTPSVLSSEQIQKLLQALSDILNLSTIKEFTFELNPESVSKEKLHILKQLGVNRLSIGLQSVEDKSLKFLGRLHSFKTFCYVYDTARKEGFTNINIDLIYGLPKQTLEDWEQVLKKTLLFNSEHLSLYPFSVEENTPFYKNGIITNDDIQRDIYDESMKILTNNGYNHYEISNWSKKERESFHNTNYWRNLEYIGLGAGASGYLKRRRYKNIENIEKYIELCSSLQVVKGDCFRQYSNLSFLETENEYIDSKLYKTETIMLGLRLLDEGINISCFNNPKHYYILLECLKNKMLNRKGGRIKLAKEYIFVFNQIVLKFME comes from the coding sequence ATGACATGCTTATACATACACATTCCATTCTGTAAACAAAAATGCCTTTACTGCAGTTTCTTTTCTGTAAAATATGATAATGTTTTGGCAAACAGATATGTTGATGCTTTAATAGAGCATGTAGGACAATTTAAAAATGAAAATATACTTTCAATATATGTCGGCGGAGGAACGCCGTCAGTGTTATCTTCAGAGCAAATACAAAAGCTTCTGCAAGCGCTAAGTGATATTTTAAACTTGTCGACAATAAAAGAATTCACATTCGAGTTAAACCCCGAATCGGTTTCAAAAGAAAAATTGCATATTCTTAAACAGCTCGGAGTAAACAGATTAAGCATAGGACTCCAATCAGTAGAAGATAAATCTCTTAAATTTTTGGGCAGACTACACAGTTTTAAAACTTTTTGTTATGTTTATGACACGGCAAGGAAAGAAGGATTTACTAATATCAATATTGATTTAATATACGGTCTGCCAAAGCAAACGTTGGAAGATTGGGAACAAGTTCTAAAAAAAACTTTGCTATTTAACAGCGAACATTTATCTCTCTATCCCTTCTCGGTGGAAGAGAATACTCCTTTTTACAAAAACGGCATAATTACAAACGACGATATTCAAAGAGATATATATGACGAAAGTATGAAAATTTTGACAAATAATGGATACAATCATTACGAGATTTCAAACTGGTCTAAAAAAGAAAGAGAATCTTTTCACAATACAAATTACTGGCGTAATCTTGAATACATAGGTCTAGGGGCGGGAGCCTCAGGATATTTAAAAAGAAGAAGATATAAAAATATTGAAAATATTGAAAAATATATTGAGTTATGTTCATCATTGCAAGTGGTGAAAGGAGATTGTTTCAGACAGTACAGCAATCTGTCATTTTTAGAAACAGAGAATGAATATATAGACAGTAAACTTTATAAAACAGAAACCATTATGCTCGGATTAAGACTTTTAGACGAAGGGATAAATATTAGTTGTTTTAATAATCCTAAACATTACTACATACTCTTAGAATGTTTAAAAAACAAAATGCTGAATAGAAAAGGTGGCAGAATAAAGCTTGCCAAAGAATATATTTTTGTTTTCAATCAAATCGTTTTAAAATTTATGGAGTAA
- a CDS encoding HesA/MoeB/ThiF family protein, producing MQNDIERYQRQLLLKDVGEAGQKKLFNARVLVCGAGGLGSPALTYLAAAGIGYIGLCDFNIVSISNLNRQILYTQAEMGKQKAQIAKEKLEKFNPDVKVRAYSERLTEDTTGDIFKNYDVLIDATDNFPSRYLINTAAYKNSVPLICGAVCEFEGILTTIVPKENTSCFQCIYPFKPSTDLTSKTFGILGAIAGIIGTMQALETVKLILGLHCLKNKILIFNGIENIYRVKEVIKRKNCKACHISVE from the coding sequence ATGCAAAATGATATTGAAAGATACCAAAGGCAGCTTCTGCTTAAAGATGTAGGAGAAGCGGGACAGAAAAAACTTTTCAATGCAAGAGTTCTTGTGTGCGGAGCGGGAGGACTTGGAAGTCCCGCTCTTACATATCTTGCGGCGGCAGGTATAGGATATATCGGTCTGTGTGATTTTAACATTGTATCGATAAGCAACTTAAACAGACAAATTCTTTATACTCAGGCAGAAATGGGAAAACAAAAAGCACAAATTGCAAAAGAAAAACTTGAAAAATTTAATCCAGATGTTAAAGTCAGGGCATATTCAGAAAGACTTACGGAAGATACTACTGGCGACATTTTTAAAAATTACGATGTTTTAATAGATGCCACCGACAACTTTCCAAGTAGGTATTTGATAAATACGGCAGCTTATAAAAATTCCGTGCCACTGATATGCGGCGCAGTATGCGAATTTGAAGGAATTTTAACTACAATAGTGCCGAAAGAAAATACAAGCTGTTTCCAATGTATATATCCTTTTAAGCCGTCGACTGATCTGACATCAAAAACATTCGGAATACTTGGTGCAATAGCAGGAATAATAGGGACTATGCAGGCTTTAGAAACAGTAAAACTTATTTTGGGGCTTCATTGTCTTAAAAATAAGATTTTAATCTTTAACGGTATTGAAAATATATACAGGGTTAAAGAAGTTATAAAAAGAAAAAACTGTAAAGCTTGCCATATAAGCGTTGAGTAA
- the lnt gene encoding apolipoprotein N-acyltransferase has translation MSRLAKFKISMNLKKIILCIITALLAVCSFPKINLFFLAWVAFIPLIFVITRSGLKDSFFYGLISGFVFNAAGLYWLIPMLKFNTGSYVQAVTAACTLWIYLALYWGIWCLYLNFSQNILSNTLKNYLYSNTLIILFGSCIWVLLEYIRTYFLTGFPWMLIGYSQFKFTEIIQIAEFTGVYGVSFLIIFCNLCFYFWISTQKGNKYLYTALVLTVAISIFGAVRAYKFRFFGDQEFTVSIVQPNVDQDKKWDQFYKSDILSNLKEYAFKIAENKTDLIIWPETVLPGSIPEDKQSYESIKYMVKTAGGFNIIGSAYNNDFNAALAFTESDGEYKAVHKKNHLVPFGEYIPFRNLFSRFFGILNQMGDSKKGQDTNVFDNGKIYAGAVICSENFFPDISRNFILSGAKVLTNHTNDAWFFNTAAPHQHFIMNIFRAVENRKAVIVSANSGISGIIEASGVIAEKTASSESIILTGKFLQNNFKTFYTKYGDLFVNMCAGLLLALVLLELCVRIRKI, from the coding sequence ATGTCAAGACTTGCAAAATTTAAAATTTCCATGAATCTAAAAAAAATTATATTATGCATAATAACCGCTCTATTGGCAGTTTGTTCATTTCCTAAAATAAATCTGTTTTTCTTAGCGTGGGTGGCATTTATCCCGCTTATTTTCGTAATAACCAGATCCGGATTAAAAGATTCTTTCTTTTATGGACTTATTTCTGGATTTGTTTTTAATGCGGCGGGACTTTACTGGCTTATTCCAATGCTTAAGTTTAACACCGGTTCTTATGTACAGGCAGTAACAGCGGCTTGCACTTTGTGGATATATCTTGCGCTTTACTGGGGAATATGGTGTTTATATTTAAATTTCTCACAAAATATCCTGAGTAATACTTTAAAAAATTATTTGTATTCGAACACTCTTATAATTCTTTTTGGCTCGTGTATATGGGTTTTACTTGAATATATTAGGACGTATTTTCTTACCGGTTTCCCATGGATGCTTATCGGGTACTCTCAGTTTAAATTTACTGAAATTATACAAATAGCCGAATTTACTGGCGTATACGGCGTATCTTTTCTTATAATATTTTGTAATTTGTGTTTCTATTTTTGGATTTCAACCCAAAAAGGAAATAAATATTTATATACGGCTCTGGTTCTTACCGTCGCGATCTCAATATTTGGAGCAGTTAGAGCATATAAATTCAGATTTTTCGGAGATCAGGAATTTACCGTTTCTATTGTACAACCCAATGTCGATCAGGATAAAAAATGGGATCAGTTTTATAAAAGCGACATATTATCTAATCTCAAAGAATATGCTTTTAAAATTGCCGAAAATAAAACCGATTTGATTATATGGCCAGAAACCGTGCTTCCGGGTTCGATCCCCGAAGATAAGCAGTCGTATGAAAGTATAAAATATATGGTAAAAACAGCAGGCGGGTTTAATATTATCGGCTCTGCGTATAATAATGATTTTAACGCTGCTTTGGCTTTTACTGAAAGTGACGGTGAATATAAAGCGGTACATAAAAAAAATCATCTAGTGCCTTTTGGGGAGTATATTCCGTTTAGAAATTTATTTTCAAGGTTTTTTGGCATTTTAAATCAGATGGGCGATTCTAAGAAAGGGCAAGACACGAATGTTTTTGACAACGGTAAAATATATGCTGGAGCAGTTATTTGTTCTGAGAATTTCTTTCCGGATATTTCAAGAAACTTCATTCTTTCCGGAGCGAAAGTTCTTACAAACCATACAAACGATGCGTGGTTTTTTAATACTGCTGCACCGCATCAACATTTTATTATGAATATATTCCGAGCAGTTGAGAATCGCAAAGCTGTTATAGTGTCTGCAAATTCTGGGATTTCTGGAATCATTGAAGCATCAGGGGTAATCGCTGAAAAAACTGCATCATCAGAAAGTATAATACTTACAGGCAAATTTCTTCAAAATAATTTTAAAACTTTCTATACTAAATACGGCGATTTATTTGTAAATATGTGCGCTGGATTACTTTTGGCGTTAGTATTGCTGGAGCTGTGCGTCAGAATCCGTAAAATCTAA
- the alr gene encoding alanine racemase, translating to MKKKMPSVVAVTNKTRQTVFFRQNWVEIDRSDFHFNLKKIKEYIAKDTKIMVVIKANAYGHGGVALAKETQRAGVAWIGISSLEEGIQFREAGIKSNILILGNIFPFENFQVAVAHSLTPTISTMSGLAALEYWAVRLNKKINFHLKIDSGMGRIGVVPEASYPILQKIVQMPKTNMTGMYTHFAVADTDPVFTQQQLDIFTNIVKFARINLGLKFIAHAANSAALFRNKRTHLDMVRPGISIYGLTPFKHAERFLKLKSVLSWKTKIIFLKKVPAGFCVSYGRTFVTNRASVIATIPVGYADGYNRLLSNKCDVLVRGKRCPIAGRITMDMTMIDVTDVKGVTLGDEVVLIGVQGKEHIKVDELAKIQNTINYEVTSSISVRVPRIVV from the coding sequence ATGAAGAAAAAAATGCCCTCTGTAGTAGCCGTAACGAATAAAACAAGACAAACGGTTTTTTTTAGACAAAACTGGGTTGAAATTGATAGAAGTGATTTTCATTTTAATTTAAAAAAAATAAAAGAATATATTGCGAAAGATACTAAAATTATGGTTGTTATAAAAGCTAATGCTTACGGACACGGCGGAGTTGCGCTTGCAAAAGAAACTCAGAGAGCCGGAGTAGCTTGGATTGGTATTTCTTCGCTTGAAGAGGGAATACAGTTTAGGGAAGCCGGAATAAAGAGCAATATTTTGATTTTAGGGAATATTTTTCCTTTTGAAAATTTTCAGGTTGCGGTAGCCCATTCCCTAACTCCTACAATTTCCACGATGTCAGGACTTGCGGCTTTAGAATATTGGGCAGTAAGGTTAAATAAAAAAATTAATTTTCATTTAAAGATAGACAGTGGTATGGGAAGAATTGGAGTGGTACCCGAAGCCTCGTATCCCATACTACAAAAAATTGTGCAGATGCCCAAAACGAACATGACCGGCATGTACACTCATTTTGCTGTCGCGGATACTGACCCTGTTTTTACACAACAGCAGCTTGATATTTTTACAAATATTGTTAAATTTGCGCGCATAAATCTCGGATTAAAATTTATTGCACATGCCGCAAATTCGGCGGCATTATTTAGAAATAAGCGCACACATCTCGATATGGTGCGTCCGGGAATAAGCATTTATGGACTTACGCCTTTTAAACATGCAGAGAGATTTTTAAAACTTAAGTCCGTTCTCTCATGGAAAACAAAAATAATATTTTTAAAGAAAGTTCCAGCTGGATTTTGCGTAAGTTACGGAAGGACTTTTGTTACAAACAGAGCTTCGGTTATTGCTACGATTCCCGTAGGATATGCTGACGGCTATAACAGATTGCTGTCTAATAAGTGTGATGTCTTGGTGCGCGGAAAACGCTGTCCGATTGCTGGAAGAATTACAATGGATATGACAATGATAGATGTAACCGATGTAAAAGGAGTCACGCTTGGAGACGAAGTGGTTTTGATAGGAGTGCAAGGCAAGGAACATATAAAAGTGGATGAACTTGCAAAAATACAAAACACGATAAATTATGAAGTTACGTCCTCCATATCCGTTCGCGTGCCGAGAATTGTTGTTTAA
- the secA gene encoding preprotein translocase subunit SecA: protein MLKTILVAIFGSQNDRDIKAIQPVIEKINALEPYIKKLTDVELKEKTVEFRERLSKGETLDDVLPEAFACVREASVRTIGLRHFDVQLIGGYILHKGKIAEMKTGEGKTLVATLAAYLNALPQTGVHIVTVNDYLAKRDKEWMGVVYEKLGLTVGNVGNETKNEERRMAYNCDITYITNNEIGFDYLRDNMVIAKEDRVLRPLNYAIIDEVDSILIDEARTPLIISGACAESTDKYYISDRIVPRLKGRIITENEEIKAKYADVDLAKGYDYLIDEKNHSAVLTEQGVQKAEKMLGVKNIYDDLQSEWVHHLTQAIKAHNLYRRDIEYVVKDGKVIIVDEFTGRLMPGRRWSDGLHQSIEVKENLKIADENQTLATITFQNFFRMYKKIAGMTGTATTESEEFWEIYKLGVIEVPTNNPMIRKDYHDVIYRTEREKDNAVVNEIESLWKKGQPVLVGTRSIEKSEKISTMLRIKGIPHKVLNAKYHELEAQIIAGAGTKSAVTIATNMAGRGTDILLGAGDAVQNEEVKKSGGLHIIGTERHESRRIDNQLRGRSGRQGDPGSSKFFLSMEDELMRLFGSDKMSVIMQKLGLKENEDIQHLWISKAVENAQKKVEGMNFDIRKRLIDFDNVMNKQREAVYKLRNEILEGQDITDTIKDMISESIEEKITAWAVGKYTEEWDWASIDVWLLRTFGIKYETGNKDEISNLSRESAQSAISGKVFEAYEHRKEQLTPELMLNMQRIVLLQMIDSSWRDHLYELDQLRHDIGFRAYAQKDPKVEYQKESFALFESMMNRVRDNTIEYIFKVQIDAKLQKMAIQTTNSDFRKNDGKKINKGSNKIGRNDQCPCGSGKKFKKCCGA, encoded by the coding sequence ATGTTAAAAACTATCTTAGTTGCAATCTTTGGCTCTCAAAACGATAGAGATATAAAAGCTATACAACCGGTAATTGAAAAAATCAATGCTTTAGAGCCTTACATAAAAAAACTTACGGATGTCGAGTTAAAAGAAAAAACCGTGGAATTCAGAGAGCGCCTTTCAAAAGGAGAAACACTAGATGATGTTCTACCTGAAGCTTTTGCATGTGTAAGAGAAGCTTCGGTAAGGACGATAGGGTTAAGGCATTTTGACGTACAGCTCATAGGAGGGTACATACTCCATAAAGGCAAAATTGCAGAGATGAAAACTGGAGAAGGTAAAACTTTGGTTGCTACACTTGCTGCCTATCTCAATGCTCTGCCTCAAACCGGTGTCCATATAGTAACCGTTAATGACTATCTTGCGAAAAGAGATAAAGAATGGATGGGCGTAGTTTATGAAAAACTCGGACTTACAGTCGGCAATGTGGGAAACGAAACAAAAAATGAAGAGAGAAGAATGGCTTATAACTGCGATATAACTTACATCACAAACAATGAGATCGGCTTTGATTACTTAAGAGATAACATGGTTATTGCAAAGGAGGACAGAGTCCTCCGTCCTCTAAACTATGCAATTATAGATGAAGTCGATTCAATTTTAATCGACGAAGCAAGAACGCCGCTTATTATTTCAGGCGCATGCGCAGAGTCAACCGATAAATATTATATTTCAGACAGAATTGTCCCCAGGCTTAAAGGAAGAATAATTACCGAGAATGAAGAAATAAAAGCGAAGTATGCTGATGTTGATTTGGCAAAAGGCTACGATTATCTTATTGATGAAAAAAATCATTCGGCAGTTTTAACGGAACAGGGTGTTCAAAAAGCCGAAAAAATGTTGGGGGTAAAAAATATTTATGATGATTTACAGTCCGAGTGGGTGCATCATTTAACACAGGCTATAAAAGCCCACAATCTTTATCGCAGAGATATCGAATATGTAGTGAAAGACGGCAAAGTTATTATTGTTGACGAATTTACTGGGAGACTTATGCCGGGAAGAAGATGGTCTGACGGGCTTCATCAGTCGATTGAAGTAAAAGAAAACTTAAAAATTGCCGATGAAAACCAGACACTTGCAACAATAACGTTTCAGAATTTTTTCAGAATGTATAAAAAAATTGCAGGTATGACCGGAACCGCAACGACAGAATCTGAGGAGTTCTGGGAAATTTACAAACTCGGTGTCATTGAAGTGCCGACAAATAATCCGATGATAAGGAAGGATTACCATGATGTTATATACAGAACTGAAAGAGAAAAAGACAATGCCGTAGTAAATGAAATTGAATCTTTGTGGAAAAAAGGACAGCCTGTTCTTGTTGGAACAAGGTCAATCGAAAAGTCCGAAAAAATTTCGACAATGCTTCGAATAAAAGGCATCCCGCATAAGGTTTTAAACGCTAAGTATCATGAACTTGAAGCTCAGATTATTGCAGGTGCCGGCACAAAAAGCGCGGTCACAATAGCTACAAATATGGCCGGTAGAGGAACTGATATTCTTCTTGGAGCAGGCGATGCTGTTCAAAACGAAGAGGTTAAAAAATCCGGTGGGCTTCACATAATAGGCACGGAAAGACATGAATCGCGAAGAATAGACAATCAGTTGAGAGGACGCTCAGGCAGACAGGGAGATCCTGGATCTTCAAAATTCTTTCTTTCTATGGAAGACGAGCTTATGCGTCTTTTTGGTTCCGATAAAATGTCTGTGATAATGCAAAAACTAGGTTTAAAAGAAAATGAAGATATACAACATCTGTGGATATCAAAAGCCGTGGAAAATGCTCAGAAAAAAGTCGAAGGAATGAATTTTGACATAAGAAAACGGCTTATAGATTTTGACAATGTTATGAACAAGCAGAGAGAAGCTGTTTACAAATTAAGAAACGAGATTCTTGAAGGGCAAGATATAACAGACACTATTAAAGATATGATAAGCGAGTCGATAGAAGAAAAAATCACTGCATGGGCAGTCGGGAAATATACGGAAGAATGGGATTGGGCAAGTATAGATGTGTGGCTTCTTAGAACTTTTGGAATTAAATATGAAACCGGGAATAAAGACGAAATAAGCAATCTGTCGAGAGAATCCGCTCAGTCCGCTATTTCCGGGAAAGTTTTTGAAGCGTATGAACATAGAAAGGAGCAACTTACGCCGGAGTTAATGTTAAATATGCAGAGAATAGTACTTTTGCAAATGATAGATTCTTCATGGCGGGATCACCTGTATGAACTTGATCAGTTAAGACACGATATCGGTTTTAGAGCCTATGCACAGAAAGATCCTAAAGTTGAATATCAGAAAGAATCTTTTGCTTTGTTTGAATCTATGATGAATAGAGTAAGGGACAATACGATAGAATATATATTTAAAGTTCAAATTGATGCAAAATTACAGAAAATGGCTATTCAGACAACAAATTCTGATTTCAGAAAGAATGATGGCAAGAAAATAAATAAAGGATCAAATAAGATAGGAAGAAATGATCAATGTCCGTGCGGAAGTGGAAAGAAGTTTAAGAAATGCTGCGGCGCTTAA
- the thiS gene encoding sulfur carrier protein ThiS, with translation MITVKVNGKNKEVKENASIADFLKSNNIDPIGVTVEHNLEVINPGSIAEIMLKDGDTLEVLRFVGGG, from the coding sequence ATGATTACTGTTAAAGTCAACGGCAAAAACAAAGAAGTGAAAGAAAATGCGAGCATAGCTGATTTTCTTAAAAGCAATAACATTGATCCGATAGGTGTAACAGTAGAACACAACTTAGAGGTTATAAATCCAGGAAGCATTGCAGAAATTATGCTTAAAGATGGGGATACGCTTGAAGTATTGAGATTTGTAGGAGGCGGATAA
- the thiE gene encoding thiamine phosphate synthase has translation MKKQIPKGLYAITAENFSNGKDNISVVKEMLDAGIKILQYRDKYKTKLEKFKQCEIIRRLTLDYNVFFIINDDIDIALSIQSEGIHLGQDDLPLAKARGIAGPDITIGISTHLPKQALLAAEHGADYIGVGPIYKTFTKDNVVDPVGLGYLDFCVKNINIPKVAIGGIKFSNLLEIYRYNPENICMVTEITASENIEFTVKKVKEAMNDYC, from the coding sequence ATGAAAAAACAAATACCAAAAGGATTATATGCAATAACAGCGGAAAACTTTTCGAACGGAAAAGATAATATTTCCGTAGTAAAAGAAATGCTTGACGCAGGAATAAAAATTCTTCAGTATCGCGATAAATATAAAACAAAACTTGAAAAATTCAAACAGTGCGAAATTATACGCAGACTGACTCTAGATTATAATGTGTTTTTTATAATAAACGATGATATTGACATAGCTTTATCTATTCAAAGCGAAGGTATTCATTTGGGACAAGACGATTTGCCGCTTGCAAAGGCTAGGGGAATTGCCGGACCTGACATAACTATAGGAATATCGACTCATTTGCCGAAACAAGCGCTGCTTGCCGCAGAACATGGAGCCGATTATATAGGTGTAGGTCCTATATACAAAACTTTTACAAAAGATAACGTTGTAGATCCCGTAGGGCTTGGGTATTTGGATTTTTGCGTAAAAAATATTAACATTCCAAAAGTTGCAATAGGCGGTATTAAATTCTCAAACCTTTTAGAAATTTACAGATATAATCCCGAAAACATATGTATGGTAACTGAGATAACAGCATCAGAAAATATAGAATTTACCGTCAAAAAAGTAAAGGAGGCAATGAATGATTACTGTTAA
- the dnaB gene encoding replicative DNA helicase produces the protein MANIIEKVSPQAVDVEMSVLGAMLIEKEAILKVMDIINENDFYKEIHRQIFLVINDLYIGNHPVDLLIVSEALKKNAMFSKVGGTHYLTELIDSVHTAANAEHYASIIRDKSISRQLINIGSAMVSNAFNEQNTPDEILDKFQAALFNVSQQKGRKGFSSVSKLVRPMLQKLEKLHSNPKEISGLSTGFADFDSKTTGFHPSELVIIAARPSMGKTAFALNIAEHVAVVKKNPVAIFSLEMKQEALMIRFLASLARVNIGRLRNGQYNSTDWPRLTGAAEKIAGAPIFIDDDSNISVIELRIRARKLATELKTKGERLALIIIDYIQFIHGSGRKFESRQQEVSDISRSLKALAKDLDVPVVVLSQLSRRTEDRGRKDNKPQLSDLRDSGAIEQDADVVAMLYREGYYNREDPDLQRKAILIIGKQRNGPTGDINLIFEGEYTKFSDESKVQDDYQ, from the coding sequence ATGGCAAATATAATTGAAAAAGTTTCACCTCAGGCTGTAGATGTAGAAATGTCGGTATTAGGTGCAATGCTTATAGAAAAAGAAGCCATTTTGAAAGTTATGGATATAATAAACGAAAATGATTTTTACAAAGAGATACACAGACAAATCTTTTTAGTCATCAACGATCTTTATATTGGGAACCATCCGGTTGATTTGCTTATAGTATCTGAAGCTCTGAAAAAGAACGCTATGTTTTCTAAAGTAGGAGGCACACATTATCTTACAGAATTGATTGATTCCGTACATACTGCCGCAAACGCAGAACATTATGCTTCGATTATACGCGACAAATCAATTTCAAGACAGCTTATCAACATAGGTTCTGCAATGGTAAGTAATGCATTCAACGAACAAAACACTCCAGATGAAATATTAGATAAATTTCAGGCTGCTTTGTTTAATGTTTCTCAGCAGAAAGGAAGAAAAGGGTTTTCAAGCGTTTCTAAGCTTGTAAGACCTATGCTTCAAAAACTTGAAAAACTGCATTCAAATCCAAAGGAAATTTCAGGACTCTCGACAGGTTTTGCCGATTTTGATTCCAAAACGACTGGATTTCATCCGTCGGAACTTGTAATCATAGCAGCACGTCCGTCTATGGGTAAAACTGCTTTTGCCTTAAATATTGCAGAACACGTAGCTGTTGTAAAAAAGAATCCTGTTGCTATTTTTTCGCTCGAAATGAAACAGGAAGCATTGATGATCAGATTCCTTGCTTCTTTGGCAAGAGTTAATATCGGAAGATTAAGAAACGGGCAATATAACAGTACAGATTGGCCAAGACTAACCGGCGCAGCAGAAAAAATTGCGGGAGCTCCCATTTTTATTGACGACGATTCTAATATAAGCGTTATAGAACTCAGAATAAGGGCGAGAAAGCTTGCAACAGAACTTAAAACTAAAGGGGAGCGGCTCGCTTTGATAATAATAGATTATATTCAATTTATACACGGTTCAGGCAGAAAATTTGAGTCACGCCAGCAGGAAGTTTCCGATATTTCCAGATCCCTTAAAGCTTTGGCAAAAGATTTGGATGTACCGGTCGTCGTTTTATCACAGCTTTCGAGGAGAACGGAAGACAGAGGAAGAAAAGACAATAAACCACAGCTTTCTGATTTAAGAGATTCCGGCGCTATAGAACAGGATGCCGACGTGGTTGCAATGCTTTACAGAGAAGGATATTACAACAGAGAAGATCCTGATTTACAAAGAAAAGCTATTCTTATAATAGGTAAACAGAGAAACGGTCCGACGGGCGACATAAATTTGATTTTTGAAGGCGAATATACTAAATTCTCTGACGAATCCAAAGTGCAAGATGATTATCAATGA
- the holA gene encoding DNA polymerase III subunit delta → MNILKMHDFNKLISLQKISSVYLLAGEESYFINMCLNKIEKFTATDDLNRDVFYASESSADDILNALQTLPFLSEIRVVIVKGVNKMKAIDAERLTDYLSNTIETSCLILLYFDNYKKETVAKRREFINKCIASKNCVSVNCRKQYENEVKEFIKNEFAQKGKEVSYDVISRIIEENGNDLLNISNEIEKLSLFAGKNKKDITQEDLEKISGYTKETSIYALSSEIEARDLKKTMFVLEKLLNEREEPVIILSAISSVVRKMLNAKSMIEEQGLSTAEIASALRIHDFYAETFFTNLKKYSTDTLKESLKTILKTDTAIKTGSNDAASALEKTILSICK, encoded by the coding sequence ATGAATATCTTAAAAATGCATGATTTTAACAAATTGATATCTCTCCAGAAAATATCATCCGTTTATTTACTTGCAGGCGAAGAATCTTATTTTATAAATATGTGTCTTAATAAAATAGAAAAATTCACCGCCACAGACGATTTAAACAGAGATGTTTTTTACGCCTCAGAATCTTCGGCAGATGATATTCTAAATGCTCTTCAGACACTTCCTTTTTTAAGCGAGATAAGAGTGGTTATCGTTAAAGGTGTCAATAAGATGAAAGCGATTGATGCCGAGAGGCTTACTGATTATTTGTCAAACACTATTGAAACGTCATGTCTTATACTTTTGTACTTTGATAATTATAAGAAAGAAACAGTCGCAAAAAGGAGAGAATTTATCAATAAATGCATTGCTTCAAAAAACTGTGTTTCTGTAAACTGTAGGAAACAATATGAAAACGAAGTAAAAGAATTTATAAAAAATGAATTTGCACAGAAAGGCAAAGAGGTTTCGTATGACGTAATTTCAAGAATTATTGAAGAAAACGGCAACGATTTGTTAAACATTTCAAACGAGATAGAAAAGTTGTCATTATTTGCAGGAAAAAATAAAAAAGATATAACGCAAGAGGATTTAGAAAAAATCAGCGGATATACAAAAGAAACAAGTATATACGCTTTGTCCTCTGAAATAGAAGCAAGAGATTTAAAAAAGACTATGTTTGTTTTAGAAAAACTTTTAAATGAAAGGGAAGAACCCGTGATAATTCTTTCCGCAATTTCTTCAGTCGTAAGAAAAATGCTTAATGCAAAAAGCATGATTGAAGAACAAGGACTATCTACCGCTGAAATTGCTTCCGCACTCAGAATACATGATTTTTATGCAGAAACTTTTTTTACAAATTTAAAAAAGTATAGTACAGATACATTGAAAGAAAGTCTAAAAACTATATTAAAAACCGATACCGCAATCAAAACCGGAAGTAATGACGCAGCGTCGGCATTGGAGAAAACCATATTATCTATCTGTAAATAA